The Bacillus sp. BGMRC 2118 DNA segment CAGCCTAAATAACTTGAAGGAGGGAAAATGAATGGAATTATTTTCAACAGAATTTTTCTCGGCATTGCTAGCAATCGTAATGATCGATCTAGTGTTAGCGGGTGATAATGCGATTGTTATAGGCCTTGCTGCACGAAATCTACCGAAATCCATGCAAAAGAAGGTCATCCTGTGGGGGACAGTTGGGGCAATTGCGATTCGTACTCTTGCAACACTAGTGGTAGTTTGGTTGTTAAAAATACCAGGATTACTAGTAGTAGGTGGAGTGTTATTATTATGGGTTGCGTATAAACTACTTGTAGAGGATAAGGGACATGATGTTGAAGCAGGATCTAACTTCTGGGCTGCGATCCGTACAATTATTATTGCAGATGCACTAATGGGATTAGATAATGTTCTAGCTGTAGCTGGTGCAGCTCATGGGAATTTTTTATTAGTTGTACTCGGATTACTCATTTCCATTCCAATTGTTGTGTGGGGAAGTACAATTATCTTAAAGTTTGTTGAGCGATTCCCGATTATCATAACAATTGGAGCAGCCGTTCTAGCATGGACTGCGTCTAAGATGATTGTAAAGGAGCCTTTCTTAGCTGATTTCTTTGTGAATCCATTTGTGAAATATGGATTTGAGGTTCTTGTAGTTGCTCTCGTTATTGGGCTAGGGACATATATGAAAACAAAGGCAAAGGAACCTGAAAAACAAGCTGCATAAGGTAAGAATTAATACTATATTAGGTGGAAAAAGACCTCTATCAATGACGATAGAGGTCTTAAAATTATCTAGAATAAATTTCATAAATTCCAAACTTCAGGTAGTCTCCTTCATCGGCTGCTAGCAACTTTGGATGGTCATAACCAGCACCGCTCCAGTGAATTTCACGTAATACTTTTCGTGCATCTACTGCAGCTTCTTGAATCATTTGTTTAAATTGATCAGGTCGTACATGGAAAGAGCAGCTTGCTGTAATAAAGAAGCCTCCATCTTTTACAAGCTTCAACCCATTTAAGTTGATATCCTTATACCCACCTAGTGCTTTGCGAACTGCATGGGCAGATTTTGCGAATGCTGGAGGGTCAACGATCACGACATCCCACTCTTTTCCTTCTTGGACAGCTTCACGTAAATAATCAAAGGCATTTGCCACGACATAGTCAACATTATTGAACCCATTTAGCTCAGCATTACGTTTTGCTGTATCAATGGCATGATCGGAAATATCGACTGCCGTTACATGCTTTGCCCCGTACGTACACCCATTTAACATAAATGATCCTGTATGTGTAAAGCAATCCAAAAGGGTAGTGTTAGAATCAATTAAAGGCTGAATTGCTGCTCGATTTTCACGCTGGTCAAAGAAAAATCCAGTTTTCTGTCCGTCTTTAATGTCAACAATATATTTCACGCCATTCTCTTCAATAACAACATCTGTTGGTGCTTCCCCATACCAGAATCCTTTTTCTTGCTCTAGCCCTTCTAGTTCACGTACATATACATCATTACGCAAATAGATGGCCTTAGGTTGAAATACTTCCAAAAGTCCTTTTAAAATCCATTCTTTACGAACTTCCATACCGAGTGACATAATTTGAACAACTAATACGTCTTCATATTTATCAACAACGAGCCCAGGTAAAAAGTCTGCTTCACCATAAATCGCTCTACATGAGCTAACAGTAGGAATCATACGCTTACGTAAATCCCATGCTTTTTGGATTTTCTTTATAAAAAATGCTTCAGTAATTTCTTCTTGGGTATAGCTTAAAATCCGTACAATCATTTGTGAACGTGGATTGATGTACCCTCTTGCTAAGAAGTGATTTTGATGATTATATACATCAACAAAGTCACCTGGTTCAAAATCCCCCTCAATGTGTGCGACTTCACTTTTATAGATCCAAGGATGTCCTTGTTCTAACCGTTTTTTACGATTTCTTTCTAATACTACTTTTGCCATTTGTCATCACTCCGTTCCTTCATTCGATTTCCATCATACCGAAAAGACAAGCGAAACGCTAGTTAAACTAAAGCTATTAAGAAAGAATAACTGTCTTAATGCATGGCTCTTTTCTATAACTTTGTTACTTTTAGTACAATTATTCTGGAGATACAACCAGTTTTAGAAGCAAAACGAGGTTGGATTAGAAAAGAGCAACTCTCTTTTTGTATAGTAGTAACTGGATACTAAGGTAAAAATCTGGCTTCCTGAGATTTTTACGCATAGCAACCTTCTATACAAAAACAGCCTAATGCATAGAAAGAATACTGATTTTATACGAGTCTTCCTAAACTGAGATTCTATTTAATAAACTTCCACTATGGTCGAATACTAATTCAAGATAGAAACAATATCAGCCTCTAATTTGGGTGACAGTAGAAAAAGAATCATACTGCAACTATACTTATGATAGAGATGTTCAGGGATGGTGGGAGAGTATGGACAACGAAAAAGATAACGAGTTGTTTGAGCATGAGCGTGAAGATTTTGATTATGATGAGTTTTTCCATGGTGAAGATGAGGACTATGAACGGGAGAAAGAGCAACGAAAGAAAAATAAAACATTCATTACGCGGATAGTTGGTTCATTGTTAGTGGTCGCTTTATTGGTCAGCGGTCTTACAATATGGCCACAAATCATTAATTTACCTGCGATTGACTTTCTCGCTTCATCTGCTCGTTTATCACAAAATGAAGATGTGAAGCACTACAAAAAAGCAGTAGTTGCAATTGAACACGATCAAGTAAAAGGAACGGGTTTCAACGTGAATGCTGAAGGTCTTATTGTCACGAATGAGCATGTCGTGAACAATGCAAAACGAGTAAAGGTTCACTTCAAAGGAGGGGAATCTTACACAGGGAAGGTCGTATATACTGATGAACAGCTTGACTTAGCGATTGTGGATATTGAAGGACATGAATTACCGTATCTCAAAATATCCTATGAATCCAAATGGAAAGGTGAAGATTCTGTTATATTTATCGGTAATCCGCTCTCCTTTACACAAATTGCAAACAAAGGTGAAATTATAGGAAATGTACTGTTAGAAGATCATCATAGACCGGTTATGATGATTAAAGCTCCGATATACAAAGGAAACAGTGGAAGTCCTGTTGTGAATACAGATGGAGAAGTGATTGGGGTCATCTTTGCAACATTACGAAATCCAGATGTCGAGACAGATGAAATTATTGGTGTGGCAACTCCGGCTACCTATTTAGAACCAATCATAAAAGAGTGGGAAAAGTAAAAACATGAGAGCTTATTAAGCTCTCATTAAAGATTGTAGACAAAAGTTTACTAGAATTAAACTATGCGAGTGAAATTTTTATATCCTAATAATATCCCCATATATGTTTCTATTTCATCGATAGTCTTACACATTGAACGAATACCTAATATGTATTGGGTAAATGCCAATTTACTAAGATAATTGTTCAATACTTGGGCGACCAATTTCAGAGCACATATCTTTAACAAGAGAATAAATGAAAGAAAAATTAGTTACCACTTAATGTTTGCGTACAAGATGAGGAACAAGTTCATCAAAGGCTATTATTCTGTTTGATCTCTTAGTATACAACTATGTTTCGTTTGCATAGTATCACTTCAATTATTATTCCTCATTTATTTTAGAATAAGAAGATATCAAGAACAGAGTGAATATAAAAACTGATTGAAGTGGAATGGCAATCGACTCCTGCGGGAGCAGTGGGACAGGTGAGACCCCACAGGCGGAACGTCGAGGAGGCTCACCGCCCACCCCGCGGAAAGCGAGTGCCATGGAGCGGAAATCACCTTGTCCTACAGAAAACTTCATAAAAATAGAAAAAGGACTGTAGACAACTCGAAATAATCGAGTTTGTCTAAGTCTGACATGAGAGCTCTTTAATCTCTCATGTTTTTTTGTCCGTTAATTTAACATTCTTTCAAATTTAGATAGATGAGCAGGTAGTGGAGCTTCTACTACTATTCTCTCCTTTGTAATTGGGTGTTGAAAGGAAATTCGAGAGGCGTGTAAGCCTTGTGTATCTAACGAATCTGTCTTGCCTCCATATAATTGATCTCCTGCTATTGGATGACCTAGAAAACTTAAGTGTACCCGAATTTGATGAGTTCTGCCTGTATCTAACTGTAATTTCAGCTTTGTAATATTTGCTTGTTTAAATAACTGAATTACTTCATAATGAGTGACTGCTTTTTGTCCAGTATTTGAGACTCTTCTTCTTGTTGGGTGATGTCGGTCACGTCCGATTGCCTTTTCAATTGTTCCTTTTTTTTGTCTAATTAATCCCTCAGCATAGGCAATGTATGTCCGCTTAATGTCTCTTCTTTCTAACATACCATCTAATAAGCTACTTGCTAGTGGGTGCTTGGCAAAAAGAATGACTCCACTTGTATCATGATCAAGTCGATGAACATGACGGACTTTTGCCAAAAGGCCATGCAGCTGCCAGTGATAGGCAATGCCATTAGCTAGCGTTCCTATTTGATGGATCTCTGTAGGATGTGTATCCATTCCAATTGGTTTATTGACGATTAGAAGATGATCATCCTCATATAATACGTCAATATCCATTTCAGTTGGAATCAGTCCATACTCTTCTGGGTTGAAACACTTTACAAAAAGACGATCTTTTCTTTTTACCTCAGTCGTCCAATTCACGACTTCACCATTTAGCGAGATTCCTTTTTCCATACGAAGTTCATGCAATAGCTTCTTTGGTATACAAAGCTCTTCCCTTGCAATTTGCTCAATGGTTTTACCATCATATTCAGAAGGAGCAACTATTTGAAGGTAGTTCCCTTTTTTCTCAGTTAGAATCATGCTGCGTCTCCCTTTTTCCTTTTCTAGTTGAAATGACTCTTAGGGTAAACATAACAAGTAAAAATGTAATATAGCTTAGAGATACAACTAAACCAATCTTCGGAACTCCAAGCATTTGGAGAATCATATTGATCACAGTAGATATGTACAAAATGCCGAGGTACCGTTTAATTTCCTCGTTTTTAAATAGTTTGGTTAAATAGGCACCGATCTGACCTCCGATAATGGCACCGATAATTAATGTAAAGGCAAATGCATAATCAATTGAGGTTGTCATGGCGTATGTAATAAATCCAGCAAAAACAATAAAGAAAACAGCAAATAAACTAGTTCCGACAGCTTTCTTAGGCTGAATTCCAAGTAATGCTATGGATAAAGGCACAATGATAAATCCGCCTCCGACTCCTAAAGTAGTAGAGATAAATCCACCGATAAATCCAATCACTAGCGGGATAACCCAGGACTTTCTTTGAACGGTTTCAGATTCGGATTGTTTCTTACCTTTTAGCATAATCCATGAAAAATAACCTGCCAATAAAATATAAAGCACAGGAATGACAACATCTTCAACTTCCCACCGCTCTAGCTGCATAACAAATGGATGGGCAACTTGTGTTGCACTTAACCCTGAAGCAGCAATTAATAACCCTGTTTTCACTTCAATATTTTTCATTCTAATATGGGCAACAATACCTGAGAGACTTGTACCGATTGTATATAGTAAGCTGGTCGCAACTGCCACAATGGGTGAAAAACCGATTAATAATAAAATAGGAGTTAAGACAAATCCGCCTCCGATTCCAAAATAGCCGGACATAATTCCTACACATGCCCCAAGTAATATAAATAATAAAATATCCAACATGAGTTCCTCCTAGCAATTCAAAAAGGCATGCTTTCATTATGCAGAATGAAGGCGGTAATCACAACTAATATAGAAATTTTAACCAAAGTTATTACAGGAATAAGGCAGCATTAACAATCTAGTAACAGTTTCGTTACGACCCTCATTTTCTATTTTTCCTGTGCTAGAATAATGAACGAGCGAAAGAAGGGGGAAGAAAAAATGATAAAAAAAGTTGGAATCTCTTTACTACTTTTTCTATTAGTATCGATAGGATTAGAGGTTTTGAATATCGGTCCCCAAGTATATTCACTGAATCAAGATCAAGTGGTTGCAACCGTAAATGAAGAGAAAATATATGAATCTGAATTACAAACGGCTGTAAAAAGTGCTACACCAACGCTATCCAAAGACGATTCCGAGCAAATCAATCATACTCATATTCAGCAGCAAATTGAACAAAAGGCACTTGAAAAACTTATTCATAAGGAACTTATCTTACAGGAAGCTAAGAGAGAAAACTATCAATTGTCAAAACTAGAAAAGCAAAGAGCAGTCAAGCAAATTGAAGAACGTTTTAAAAATAAAGGAGATTTAGAGACCGTACTGGATAAATATCATTTGTCTGAAAAGAAACTGAAGGAAATGATAGAAGAAGATCTTTTAGTAGCAAGTTTTCTTGAGAATAAACTAAAGGGTCAAGTAGCTGAAGGTAACCAGACAGAATTGAAACTGTTTCTAGATAAGCTTAAAAAGAAAAATAAAATAGATATTCACATATAGGAGGCAGCACATGAAGAAAATATTCTTACTTGCAGCAGTGTTGTGCACGGGTCTAATGATTTTAAGTGGTTGTGGGGATCAATATAATTATGAGGAAGAAATTGTGTTAGTCGATCAGCCGAAAGAAAAATATAATAATTAAGGCTCTTTTCTAAAACTTTGTTGCTTTTAGTACAATTATTCTGGGTGTACAACCAGTTTTAGAAGCAACTTAAAGTGCAACGCTCTTTAAGTTTAGTAGTAAATAGATACTAAAGTAAAAATTCGGCTTTTGGAGTTTATAAGCTAAGCAACAATTTATACGAATTCAGCCATAATTAATGAATGTCGTAAGGTGATAGAGCCTTTCGACTTTTTTATTTTCTACTAGAAAATAGTAAGAAGAATAGCAGTTGGACTGTGTTAAATCACCTTATTACATTTATAAGTTTTCATTTCGCTTATCAATAACTATAATAGGAAAGAAATGAAAAATTACTCGAAAAATGGAGAATACGATGGACCAACTACAGCTGCTTGAATCAAAAGTAAAAGAGCTATCAAGTTTACTGGATGCGTTTAAGGAATTAAATACGAATATTGAACTGAATGAAGTCTTTCAAAATATCCTTATGCAAATGGTTAAAGTGTTAAAGGCAGAGGCTGGGACGCTCTGGGTTGCTGATTATGAACGAGAAATAATTACGGCAAGTGCAGTAACAGGTCCAACGAAGGATGCCATTTTAAACATAAAGCTAGACCTTCAAGAAGGGATTGTAGGAAAAGTCATTTCGACAGGTGAACCATATTTACTTGAAAATGTCTCAGATGAACCATCCTGGGCAAAGAGAGTGGATGAATCAAGTGGATTTATCACGAAATCGATGATTACGGTCCCTCTCATTGCAAATCAAAAGGTATTAGGTGCTCTGCAATTATTAAATAAAAAAGGTGATCTATTCTTTAATGAAGAAGATGTTAACCTTGCATTAGCATTGGCGAATCAATCAGCGTTAGCCCTACAAAATAGCCAAGTCTACAATGAACTGTATACAATGTTCATGAGTATGATTACAACACTTGCAAAAGTCCTGGATGCACGTGATCCATATACAGCCGGTCATTCTGAACGTGTAGCCCGTTATGCAGCATTGACAGCTGCGCGATTAGGATTTAACTCCAGAGAATGCAAGGATTTATATAGAGCAGCATTGATGCATGATATCGGCAAAATGGGTGTTTCAGATGATATTTTACGAAAACCAACTAGATTAACACAGGAAGAATATACCTTAATGAAACAGCACACCGTGATTGGGGCAGATATATTATCAAATCTAGAACCGAAATCAACAATGAAAAATGCAGTAGAAATTGCTAGATCTCATCATGAGCGTCTGGACGGTAGTGGCTACCCGGATGGATTGAAAGGTGATGACATTCCGATGTATGCACGCATAGTAGGTGTGGTTGATGCGTTTGATGCAATGACAACCATCCGTTCGTACAGTAATGGGAAGAGTTTTAGAGAGGCAGCTGAAGAGTTAATCCGTTGTAAGCATACATTGTTTGATGTAAACGTTGTTGATGCCTTTACGTCTTTATTGGAAGAAGCAAACTTTAAAGTAGAAAACCTGGGGAACATGTTATGAGTCAATTTGATTATTTATTGATTGGTCACTTAATCGGGGACTTTTTATTACAAACATCCTGGATGGCTCAATATAAAGCATCTAAATGGATTCCTCTACTCACACATGTAATCGTCTATACTAGTGTTGTCAGTATAATGGGTTATATTTCAGGAGGACTTTCCCTTGCAGGAATTGCTCTCATATTTTTAGGTCATATTGTTTTAGACAGACGGACTTTCGTTGACTTTTGGGTAAGAAGAATACAGATGGCAAAAGGACCAGCAAAGGATTGGTTAATGATTGTGACAGATCAGATTTTTCATATTATCTTGTTAGCTATTGCGATTTACTTATCATAGGGGGAGAAGCAGTGAATTTCGTAACTAAAAAGTATGAATTTAATAAAGTGTATCCCCTTGATAAGAAGGTGGTATGGAATTTATTAAGTGACACAGACCGTTTGAATCGTTTTATTGGATTGTTTCCTGTTACGTTTAGTCAAGTTAGTAAAGGTGATAAGACGATTTTTTATCGAGACGCACTGGCAAAAGTTGCAGGAATTGTTCCTCTGAAATGGAAGGAGTTTCCTTTCGAGTGGGTAAAGTATGAATATTATGATGTGAAGCGGGACTATTATGATGGCCCATTGAAGCAATTTATAGGTGGTGTTGAATTACAAGAAGTAGATGGAGGCACGAATGTTCGGCTATATGCAGAATTTACTCCTCGGAATGTGCTGGGAATAGCTGCGATCCCATTCACAGGAGTGAAGTCTATGCATAATACGATGAAATATATTGATGAATTTTTACTTCGTTATAATGCTGAATCAACTACTGGAAAGATTCCGACTAACTATAAAAAGCCTTCTGTAGATCTATCAAAGCTCTCTAGCTTAGAAGAAGTGTTAAAGGACTATCCAATTAACGAGCATATACTTCCTTACTTTCATGAGTACATTCGAACCGAAAACAATCAAGATGTTGCTGAAATGAGACCTTATCAGCTGGCTTCAGAGTGGAAAGTAGATGAAAAGAGTGTCTTAAAACTATTTCTGTACGCAACGAAGGTTGGAATTCTGAATTTAAGCTGGAATTTAATTTGTCCGAATTGTAGAGTTTCAAAGAAACAATTTACATCACTTACACAATTGCAGGAGCAGTATCATTGTGATTTGTGCGGAGTAAATTATGATGCGACATTTGATCAATTTGTTGAATTGCATTTTTCCGTTCATCCGTCTATCCGCTCTTCCTACTCACAAGCATATTGTGTCGGTGGTCCGATGATTACACCTCATATCATTGTTCAAAAAGTTATTAAAAGAGGAAGTAAGGGCTATCTTAAGCTACCAAAGGTAGAAAAGGATATGCGGTTTAGAATACTAGAGTCAAATGAAATGGTCCTGATTAAACAAATCGAAACCAGTCAGAGTGAATATTGCCATCTTACTTATCAAGACTATGGTTGGCATAGTCCTACTATAGAGGTTGGTAAACAAACTACAACAATTTCAATCATTAATAATAGCCAGAAGGACATTGTCGCTGTAATAGAAGAAATAAAACAAAAAGCCGGTATTGTAACAGCAGCTGAAGTAACAGCCATGCAAGAATTTAGAGATTTATTTTCTTCAGAAGTTCTCTCTCCAGGTCAGCAGGTTGGAATTCAAAACGTCACCATTCTCTTTAGTGATTTATTAGGTTCTACTTCAATGTACGAAACAATTGGAGATGCCCATGCATATGGAAAGGTGAAGAGACATTTTGATTTTCTGACAGAGTGGATTTCCAAGAACTCAGGGAGTGTCGTAAAGACAATCGGGGATGCTGTGATGGCAATT contains these protein-coding regions:
- a CDS encoding adenylate/guanylate cyclase domain-containing protein, translating into MNFVTKKYEFNKVYPLDKKVVWNLLSDTDRLNRFIGLFPVTFSQVSKGDKTIFYRDALAKVAGIVPLKWKEFPFEWVKYEYYDVKRDYYDGPLKQFIGGVELQEVDGGTNVRLYAEFTPRNVLGIAAIPFTGVKSMHNTMKYIDEFLLRYNAESTTGKIPTNYKKPSVDLSKLSSLEEVLKDYPINEHILPYFHEYIRTENNQDVAEMRPYQLASEWKVDEKSVLKLFLYATKVGILNLSWNLICPNCRVSKKQFTSLTQLQEQYHCDLCGVNYDATFDQFVELHFSVHPSIRSSYSQAYCVGGPMITPHIIVQKVIKRGSKGYLKLPKVEKDMRFRILESNEMVLIKQIETSQSEYCHLTYQDYGWHSPTIEVGKQTTTISIINNSQKDIVAVIEEIKQKAGIVTAAEVTAMQEFRDLFSSEVLSPGQQVGIQNVTILFSDLLGSTSMYETIGDAHAYGKVKRHFDFLTEWISKNSGSVVKTIGDAVMAIFYQPEDALNAAIDIQDHVTIFNEEKGETITLKIGLFSGPAIAVNSNDRLDYFGRTVNIAARIQAESIGNDIVIEESLLEKEQIKTVISDRSITPFTANLKGITSSMNLIRITGHKGT
- a CDS encoding trypsin-like peptidase domain-containing protein produces the protein MDNEKDNELFEHEREDFDYDEFFHGEDEDYEREKEQRKKNKTFITRIVGSLLVVALLVSGLTIWPQIINLPAIDFLASSARLSQNEDVKHYKKAVVAIEHDQVKGTGFNVNAEGLIVTNEHVVNNAKRVKVHFKGGESYTGKVVYTDEQLDLAIVDIEGHELPYLKISYESKWKGEDSVIFIGNPLSFTQIANKGEIIGNVLLEDHHRPVMMIKAPIYKGNSGSPVVNTDGEVIGVIFATLRNPDVETDEIIGVATPATYLEPIIKEWEK
- a CDS encoding TerC family protein — translated: MELFSTEFFSALLAIVMIDLVLAGDNAIVIGLAARNLPKSMQKKVILWGTVGAIAIRTLATLVVVWLLKIPGLLVVGGVLLLWVAYKLLVEDKGHDVEAGSNFWAAIRTIIIADALMGLDNVLAVAGAAHGNFLLVVLGLLISIPIVVWGSTIILKFVERFPIIITIGAAVLAWTASKMIVKEPFLADFFVNPFVKYGFEVLVVALVIGLGTYMKTKAKEPEKQAA
- a CDS encoding RluA family pseudouridine synthase, with amino-acid sequence MLTEKKGNYLQIVAPSEYDGKTIEQIAREELCIPKKLLHELRMEKGISLNGEVVNWTTEVKRKDRLFVKCFNPEEYGLIPTEMDIDVLYEDDHLLIVNKPIGMDTHPTEIHQIGTLANGIAYHWQLHGLLAKVRHVHRLDHDTSGVILFAKHPLASSLLDGMLERRDIKRTYIAYAEGLIRQKKGTIEKAIGRDRHHPTRRRVSNTGQKAVTHYEVIQLFKQANITKLKLQLDTGRTHQIRVHLSFLGHPIAGDQLYGGKTDSLDTQGLHASRISFQHPITKERIVVEAPLPAHLSKFERMLN
- a CDS encoding DUF3307 domain-containing protein encodes the protein MSQFDYLLIGHLIGDFLLQTSWMAQYKASKWIPLLTHVIVYTSVVSIMGYISGGLSLAGIALIFLGHIVLDRRTFVDFWVRRIQMAKGPAKDWLMIVTDQIFHIILLAIAIYLS
- a CDS encoding sulfite exporter TauE/SafE family protein, whose amino-acid sequence is MDILLFILLGACVGIMSGYFGIGGGFVLTPILLLIGFSPIVAVATSLLYTIGTSLSGIVAHIRMKNIEVKTGLLIAASGLSATQVAHPFVMQLERWEVEDVVIPVLYILLAGYFSWIMLKGKKQSESETVQRKSWVIPLVIGFIGGFISTTLGVGGGFIIVPLSIALLGIQPKKAVGTSLFAVFFIVFAGFITYAMTTSIDYAFAFTLIIGAIIGGQIGAYLTKLFKNEEIKRYLGILYISTVINMILQMLGVPKIGLVVSLSYITFLLVMFTLRVISTRKGKRETQHDSN
- a CDS encoding HD domain-containing protein, with the protein product MDQLQLLESKVKELSSLLDAFKELNTNIELNEVFQNILMQMVKVLKAEAGTLWVADYEREIITASAVTGPTKDAILNIKLDLQEGIVGKVISTGEPYLLENVSDEPSWAKRVDESSGFITKSMITVPLIANQKVLGALQLLNKKGDLFFNEEDVNLALALANQSALALQNSQVYNELYTMFMSMITTLAKVLDARDPYTAGHSERVARYAALTAARLGFNSRECKDLYRAALMHDIGKMGVSDDILRKPTRLTQEEYTLMKQHTVIGADILSNLEPKSTMKNAVEIARSHHERLDGSGYPDGLKGDDIPMYARIVGVVDAFDAMTTIRSYSNGKSFREAAEELIRCKHTLFDVNVVDAFTSLLEEANFKVENLGNML
- a CDS encoding class I SAM-dependent rRNA methyltransferase — encoded protein: MAKVVLERNRKKRLEQGHPWIYKSEVAHIEGDFEPGDFVDVYNHQNHFLARGYINPRSQMIVRILSYTQEEITEAFFIKKIQKAWDLRKRMIPTVSSCRAIYGEADFLPGLVVDKYEDVLVVQIMSLGMEVRKEWILKGLLEVFQPKAIYLRNDVYVRELEGLEQEKGFWYGEAPTDVVIEENGVKYIVDIKDGQKTGFFFDQRENRAAIQPLIDSNTTLLDCFTHTGSFMLNGCTYGAKHVTAVDISDHAIDTAKRNAELNGFNNVDYVVANAFDYLREAVQEGKEWDVVIVDPPAFAKSAHAVRKALGGYKDINLNGLKLVKDGGFFITASCSFHVRPDQFKQMIQEAAVDARKVLREIHWSGAGYDHPKLLAADEGDYLKFGIYEIYSR